The nucleotide sequence TGTGCATGGGCGAAGGATGGGCTGTTGGCATGGATGGGCATAGGTCTCTGGATTCTCGTGGGCGTTATGCTAGTGAAAGAACCACACACTCGGGAGGCGTCTGGAGACAATGACTGGGGCGAAGACACTGGCAGGCGGAACAGACCTGTTGGATAGAAAAAtgagaattaaataaaaaatcactTAAGGGTATTTCTTGTATCTGATCTAAAATGTAATCACCGTTTGATATACAAtcgaaaagagatgaaaagggaatcTAGGACAAATAACTCACCGTGAAGGCTGCTCGGGCTGGTCTGGATGGGCGTCGGCAGGGGCGTGGAGCTGATGGGAGGCTTCAGTTCAACCCTGTCGTTCTCTTCCTTTACGTCGTCGCCCAGCAAAGCGGACACGCTGAAGCCACGTCGCGGCCCCTGCTTCTTTGGGGTGACGACTTCGGGGAGGAAGTCCGCCGTCTGACCCTCCGGGTGGCTTGTGACCTGCTGGGCCTTCTGCAGGAAGTGCTGCGGTAGAGCGGGGGCGGAGGGAGCGGgcggtgtgtgtggggtgagcaCAGGCCAGGCAGGCCATGCAGGCGTGGGCACCCCGGGAGTGGAGTAGAGGTGAGGATGGTGATCAGAAAACAGGGGCAGGACCGGGCGTGGTTGAGCGGGCAGGAGGCCGCTGCGGAAACTCATCGCGGGCGAGAAAGTGGCACTAGGCTGAGACAGTTCTGGCAGGAAGCCTCCCTCGAGGAGATGCTGAGGCAAAGGCGCCCCATCCTTACGATGCACGCGCATGTGGCGCTCCAGGTTGCTCTTGTGGCTCGTCTCGTAACCGCAGAAGTGGCACGAGAACTCCTTGAAGCCAGAGTGGACGGAGTAATGGCGCTTCAAGAGTGCCTTCCGGCAGAAGACGCGGCCGCACACGTCGCAGTGGTACCCATCGCGGTGgaacttgtgtgtgtgcatcctcaGCTCGGCCTTGTTGAGGAAGCGCAGGCCACAACACTCCAGAAGGGCCGGGGAAAGTTCGTGCATCGTCAGCGTGTGTCTCTTGAGGTTGTTCTTGCGGTCTGTGCGGTATGAACACATTGTGCAGGCGAACACTCGGCCCTTGCCCTCCTCGCCGTCACTTGGCTGCGGGGAAGTGCAGCCTTCGGGAGACATCGCCGGGGTATCCACACTTGATTCCACCAACATCACGAAATATTAAGAAATTCTTCTGGCAACGGTGGGGGAGCGTGCACCCTTGAAGAGAACCGAAGCTACAGCGAAGGGTTGTCACGGTGACCCGGCAGGAGCggccaggcaggcaggcagaggtcCCGTGCGTCCTGTCCGAGGGCTGTCCCGACAGTGTGATGAGAGTCCGCGCGTGGGTGGGAGGCGTCACACACCGTCACAGACAACCGTCACACACCACTGGTCACAGCACACGCTCGAGGGACGAACTAATGTACACACCGGAgttacacgtatatgtacactgATTTCAATGCGTGCACACAGGCAGGATGTGCACAACTACGCTCGCTCGCGGGCTTGGCTTCTGCACGATGATCTCGTGGGACCAGATGTGTCACTCGCGAGTGTCACGTTGTGTCATCCCGAGGCGAGGGTGTTGTCCCTCGCTGACCGTCACGCACCTtgacctttcacacacacaatgacCACACTTGGCGTTGATCCTCTTGATCGCGATGAAATGAGCGTAATCCCTTCGTTTGCTCCACTTAACTCTTCGCTCCGGCGGACAGCGGCAGCGAGGCCCGGAGTGACTCGTTGTTTCGCGTTACGAGCAAGTACCGAAGACTCAAGCGTGCGAGCTGTCTCGATCTTGCTCTTTAGACTGACTAATCACCACACGAGCTGGGCTTCAACTGACCCTCTTCGCTTTACCAGTTCAGCAAGCAAAGTCCGAGCCACGTGACACTGGGTCATCTCAGGTCATCCGGGGAACCAATCGTGTGTCGAGCTTATGCTACCATTCATGTTCGAGTTGCCGATTGTTATAATTTCAGTACTTCATCTCGTGTCATTAGGCATATATTGCGCAATAAAAATGACGGTAGCAAAATTGCTAATTATGCTTATGCGTGAATAGTTTTAGCAtaagttttcattatctttattgatagtgAAAATTGGATGAATGTAAGAAATTAATTTGAAGTACATTAAAGTTTGAAGTTATGATTACTGCTTATTGTTATTCCTGTTTCTAAATACCCatagaaatataaatggataacaaaatttactaataaaaacaaactgaTGGATTGCTATTAACAGACTGACaacgagaaaaatggaaaagagcgatgaacagattgatagacaaatatataacgggaatatatactgaaaatggaaacagccacagaaagaaatggaatatattaatttacttttgtgactgctttccttttcatttatgtatGGACGTCACTGTGTTTGTGCTCATGTTAGGAAAAAAATAGGCCATCAAAGAGCGAATAACAAGAACATTTATAGCCGTTTAagcaaatagattgatagattcctatgaaaatacattcacatataaataaacagatagtatATGGTTGCAGATGCATAAAACATTTATTGAAGCAAGGGGACAAATGCATATCTATGCCACATACGCAGGCATAAACAGCGTTGCAATTTACATAGATCAACGGAAGACTGTAGAAATCTCAAACGAAAGGTCATACATGTGAAGCAATATCCGCTGACTGGAGGCATTCCCCCACCGTCTTCCTTTTCCCGCACATAATCCTCTCGAATGCAATTAATTTAGGGTAATAAATTAAGCAAAGCACATGTCCCAACGACTATCATATTCGCGGATAAACCGGCGAATTATCTGCCGGATTACCGCGAATCAGTCCGAAATGTGTGTAGGGGGGTCAGCCCCCATCAACACCCCCTcgtcctcgcctcccttcccctcccctgccctgctAAGCCGCCATAATGGCTTATCCCGGAACtgtggcggcggggggggggcaagggggggtagGGCTTCCTATTAACAAGTGAAAGTTAAGGAATGGAATTGTCGAAGTTGTGTGTGTtgctaaacacatacatacgcgcacgcacacacacacacacatatggatataaatatatgtatgtatatatatacatatatatatatatatatatatatatatatatatatatatatatatttacatgcacacacacgtgcgtgcgtgtgtgtgtgtgtgtgtgtgtgtgtgtgtgtgtgtgtgtgtgtgtgtgtgtgtgtgtgtgtgtgtgtgtgtgtgtgtgtgtgtgtgtgtgtgtgtgtgtgtgtgtgtgtgtgtgtgtgtgtgtgtgtgtgtgtgtgtgtgtctgtgtatgtatgtgtgtgtgtgtgtgtgtgcttgtgtgtgtgtgtgtgcgtgtgtgtgtgtgtacacaatatatatacgaatatatatatatatacatatatatatatatatatatatatatatgtatatagacacacacacacacatacacacacacacacacacacacacatacacacacacacacacacacacacacacacacacatacacgcatatatatatatatatttatatatatatatgtatatatatatatgtacatatatatatgtatatatatatatatatatatatatatatatatatatgtgtgtgtgtgtgtgtgtgtgtgtgtgtgtgtgtgtgtgtgtgtgtgtgtgtgtgtgtgtgtgtatgtgtgtatatatatgtatttatatatacatttacacacacacacacacacacacacacacacacacacacacacacacacacacacacacacacacacacacacacacatatatatatatatatatatatatatatatatatatgtatgtatatcatatgtgtgtgtgtgtgtatatacatatgtgaatatatatatatatatatatatatatatatatatatatatatatatatatacatatatatatatacctatgtgtgtgtgtgtatatatatatatatatatatatatatatatatatatatgtatatatatatatatttacatatatgtttatgtatacatatatatatatatatatatatatatatatatatatatatatacatacatacatactcacacacacatacgtatatatttacatatacatatagtacatatatagacagcgACTACTCGCATATCCAGGAAAGCCGTGGGTGTTCT is from Penaeus chinensis breed Huanghai No. 1 chromosome 36, ASM1920278v2, whole genome shotgun sequence and encodes:
- the LOC125045049 gene encoding zinc finger protein 467-like encodes the protein MLVESSVDTPAMSPEGCTSPQPSDGEEGKGRVFACTMCSYRTDRKNNLKRHTLTMHELSPALLECCGLRFLNKAELRMHTHKFHRDGYHCDVCGRVFCRKALLKRHYSVHSGFKEFSCHFCGYETSHKSNLERHMRVHRKDGAPLPQHLLEGGFLPELSQPSATFSPAMSFRSGLLPAQPRPVLPLFSDHHPHLYSTPGVPTPAWPAWPVLTPHTPPAPSAPALPQHFLQKAQQVTSHPEGQTADFLPEVVTPKKQGPRRGFSVSALLGDDVKEENDRVELKPPISSTPLPTPIQTSPSSLHGELFVLDSLFISFRLYIKR